Proteins found in one Micromonospora sp. WMMD1082 genomic segment:
- a CDS encoding 2'-5' RNA ligase family protein, translating into MSREQQSLRQRWTAYQDLPVLTEHWYWRPGWHAGRRHYTWHLTFDHQRHLHHLVTGLQQHLALPGLDLVPVDGLHLTMQGLGFTDDVSDDDVDAIVAEAQRRCAGLPPLELTLGPVDPDAEGIGLLVAPWEPVEQARAAIRDAIAAVWPTVPEPATGFRPHVTIAYSGAPAPTAPIRARLADLRHLPPARATISAATLIALRREHRVYGWTTVATAPLHG; encoded by the coding sequence ATGAGCCGGGAACAGCAGAGCCTGCGTCAGCGCTGGACCGCCTACCAGGACCTGCCCGTACTCACCGAGCACTGGTACTGGCGCCCCGGTTGGCACGCCGGCCGCCGCCACTACACCTGGCACCTCACCTTCGACCACCAGCGGCACCTGCATCACCTCGTGACCGGCCTTCAGCAGCATCTCGCCCTGCCCGGGCTGGACCTGGTACCCGTCGACGGCCTGCACCTGACCATGCAAGGACTGGGCTTCACCGACGACGTCAGCGACGACGACGTTGACGCGATCGTCGCCGAAGCCCAGCGGCGATGCGCCGGCCTGCCGCCGCTGGAGTTGACCCTGGGCCCGGTCGACCCCGACGCCGAAGGCATCGGTCTGCTCGTCGCGCCCTGGGAACCCGTCGAACAGGCCCGGGCCGCGATCCGGGACGCGATCGCCGCGGTGTGGCCCACCGTCCCCGAACCCGCCACCGGGTTCCGGCCGCACGTCACCATCGCCTACAGCGGCGCACCCGCACCCACCGCACCCATCCGCGCCCGCCTCGCCGACCTGCGCCACCTACCCCCGGCAAGAGCGACGATCAGCGCGGCGACCCTGATCGCACTACGCCGAGAGCACCGCGTCTACGGCTGGACGACGGTGGCGACAGCGCCCCTGCATGGATGA
- a CDS encoding TetR/AcrR family transcriptional regulator: MGTRRRGEELERAILRAAAEELRESGYASMTMDRVAARAGTNKNAIYRRWPHRAALGIAAYRHLSDAVMPNPDTGTLRGDAIEMLRRANETWSSPHGAVLRGLLAAAADDPALLALMHERSGADTMDRAWLTILEHAVARGEAPPTAAHPRVATTPMMLLRAEYAMRGIPSVPDDVLIEIVDEVFMPLVRGHA; the protein is encoded by the coding sequence ATGGGCACCAGACGCCGAGGCGAGGAGCTGGAACGGGCGATCCTGCGCGCGGCGGCGGAGGAACTACGCGAGTCCGGCTACGCGTCGATGACCATGGATCGGGTCGCCGCCCGCGCCGGGACCAACAAGAACGCCATCTACCGCCGGTGGCCGCACCGGGCGGCGCTGGGCATCGCGGCGTACCGCCACCTCTCCGACGCCGTGATGCCCAACCCCGACACGGGCACGCTGCGGGGCGACGCGATCGAGATGCTGCGGCGAGCGAACGAGACGTGGTCCTCGCCGCACGGAGCGGTCCTACGCGGCCTGCTGGCGGCCGCGGCGGATGACCCGGCGCTGCTCGCCCTCATGCACGAACGGTCGGGCGCGGACACCATGGACCGCGCCTGGCTGACCATCCTCGAACACGCCGTAGCACGCGGCGAGGCCCCACCGACGGCCGCCCATCCACGCGTCGCAACGACGCCGATGATGCTGCTACGAGCCGAGTACGCGATGCGCGGCATCCCCTCGGTCCCCGACGACGTACTGATCGAAATCGTCGACGAGGTCTTCATGCCGCTCGTCCGCGGCCACGCCTGA
- a CDS encoding ATP-binding cassette domain-containing protein, with protein sequence MPTAERLDPEQKRSAVSHGDSVLPELREMWWETGVRARAQAGLFAVFTELPRLVWAALVVSWRADRTRTSVVAGTTVGAGVMAAFGLLAAQRVLVELFAGGPTSDKVIAALPALAALAAVTALRAGMTAAMGYAQNGLTPKVDREVERGLFEVTTAVRLEAFDADAFADDMERASRGADSTTALVQASMNLLAGVTGVLAVAIAVVVVHPLLLLALLVATVPNGWASLRAGHLRYQTYAAGSVRRRRLWLLHRLMAERDSAPELRSYGLRRFLLDQYDRVMGVETGIQLALARRVTTTTTVGAMIGGIATAVVYVLLGLLLINGQIPLAAAATCVIAVQAAQRSLSVVTFQIDRVYTEGQHFRDYTGFMTRAADYLPPPRTLAAHSTEPQRLRTITVDSVSLRYPDRDSAAVDHVTLTIGAGQTVAFVGENGSGKSTLAAMIATLRTPTDGVIRFNGRPTDDWDIDALRERIAVVTQEYHKWPFTAATNIAIGDITTTPAQDRIEAAASRAVANDMISGLPHGYETLLDRTFAGGQDLSGGQWQRITAARGFLRDADVLIMDEPSSALDPRAEDALFQAIRDRQGQRITILITHRLANVRHADRIYVLHHGHLVEQGTHDQLMAAGGRYADLFSLQAAGYASSLPAAPQPRQSATATATAGKNTP encoded by the coding sequence ATGCCCACAGCCGAGCGCCTCGATCCGGAACAGAAGCGGTCCGCCGTATCGCACGGGGATTCGGTGTTGCCGGAGTTGCGGGAGATGTGGTGGGAGACTGGCGTGCGGGCCCGGGCGCAGGCCGGCCTGTTCGCGGTGTTCACCGAGTTGCCGCGACTGGTGTGGGCCGCGCTCGTGGTCAGCTGGCGTGCCGACCGGACCCGCACGTCGGTGGTGGCGGGCACCACGGTCGGCGCGGGAGTCATGGCGGCGTTCGGGCTCCTCGCCGCGCAACGGGTGCTGGTCGAGCTGTTCGCCGGCGGCCCGACCTCCGACAAGGTGATCGCCGCGTTGCCCGCCCTGGCAGCGTTGGCGGCGGTGACCGCGCTGCGCGCCGGCATGACCGCTGCGATGGGCTACGCGCAGAACGGGCTCACCCCGAAGGTGGACCGGGAGGTCGAACGCGGCCTGTTCGAGGTGACCACCGCCGTACGGTTGGAGGCGTTCGACGCCGACGCGTTCGCCGACGACATGGAACGCGCGTCCCGTGGCGCGGACTCCACCACCGCGCTGGTACAGGCGTCGATGAACCTGCTCGCCGGCGTCACCGGCGTCCTCGCCGTCGCCATCGCCGTTGTCGTGGTTCACCCACTGCTGCTGCTCGCCCTGCTGGTGGCGACCGTGCCGAACGGGTGGGCGTCGCTGCGCGCCGGGCACCTGCGCTACCAGACCTACGCCGCCGGAAGCGTACGGCGCCGCCGGTTGTGGCTGCTGCACCGGCTGATGGCCGAGCGCGACTCCGCCCCCGAACTGCGCTCCTACGGCCTGCGTCGCTTCCTGCTCGACCAGTACGACCGCGTCATGGGCGTCGAGACCGGCATCCAACTCGCCCTCGCCCGCCGGGTCACCACGACCACCACCGTCGGCGCGATGATCGGCGGGATCGCCACCGCCGTCGTCTACGTCCTGCTCGGCCTGCTGCTCATCAACGGGCAGATCCCCCTCGCCGCCGCCGCGACCTGCGTCATCGCCGTGCAGGCCGCGCAGCGGTCCCTGTCCGTGGTGACTTTCCAGATCGATCGCGTCTACACCGAAGGGCAACACTTCCGCGACTACACCGGCTTCATGACCCGCGCCGCCGACTACCTCCCGCCACCCCGCACCCTCGCCGCGCACAGCACCGAGCCGCAGCGGCTACGAACCATCACCGTCGACAGCGTCAGCCTCCGCTATCCCGACCGCGACAGCGCCGCCGTCGACCACGTCACCCTGACCATCGGAGCGGGGCAGACGGTGGCGTTCGTCGGGGAGAACGGCTCCGGCAAGTCCACCCTCGCCGCCATGATCGCCACCCTGCGCACCCCCACCGACGGTGTCATCCGCTTCAACGGCCGGCCCACAGACGACTGGGACATCGACGCGCTGCGGGAGCGCATCGCCGTGGTCACGCAGGAGTACCACAAGTGGCCGTTCACCGCCGCCACGAACATCGCCATCGGCGACATCACCACCACACCCGCCCAGGACCGGATCGAGGCGGCCGCCAGCCGGGCCGTCGCCAACGACATGATCAGCGGGCTGCCGCACGGATACGAGACGCTGCTCGACCGCACCTTCGCCGGCGGCCAGGACCTCTCCGGCGGCCAGTGGCAACGCATCACCGCCGCCCGCGGTTTCCTGCGCGACGCCGACGTGCTCATCATGGACGAACCGTCCTCCGCCCTCGACCCCCGCGCCGAAGACGCCCTCTTCCAGGCCATCCGCGACCGGCAGGGACAGCGCATCACCATCCTCATCACCCACCGGCTGGCCAACGTCCGCCACGCCGACCGCATCTACGTCCTGCACCACGGCCACCTCGTCGAGCAGGGCACCCACGACCAGCTCATGGCCGCAGGTGGCCGCTACGCCGACCTGTTCTCCCTCCAGGCCGCCGGGTACGCAAGCAGTTTGCCCGCCGCACCGCAGCCCCGCCAGAGCGCCACCGCCACCGCCACCGCTGGAAAGAACACGCCATGA
- a CDS encoding caspase family protein: MTEALRRRRALLVGCGTFTDSSLAQLRSPRRDVEELGRVLQEVGYSQVSAEIDCNARDAQRAVEAFLSQARVDDAMNIIYFSSHGLPDRRGKLYFAFSDTEKQYLSATAVAAEWVRDRIYESRSKSTVVLVDCCFSGGFIAGMQARSSAEADVEVLVRGLPEGSGVAVLTASGERETSFEDVDSSVVRPSYFTEAVVVGIGTGAADLNRDSRITVDELYEYVYHHVVSGPSPQRPRKLGMGEGSMVVAERTILPVPVAQAELPLEACAPVLQARGVLGYAAFDGQWVVIGKDGIGHVLKGERRLHVSQLAGVAFKPATTLNYGYLQVIQKGVQPIPISRFGPNAGRPPMDDGASVSFARAVNDEMQQIREAIEAAIGGPQGGVRTPPHKKPAWASLGRGLLWALGFVAALLEVIVVAATVTESWDSQSAGTAIAANLLSGFAVFAVGRVLYVNHRR; the protein is encoded by the coding sequence GTGACAGAAGCGCTTCGGCGACGCAGAGCGTTGCTGGTTGGCTGCGGCACCTTCACCGACTCCTCCCTGGCGCAGCTCCGGTCGCCGCGTCGTGATGTCGAGGAGCTGGGCCGGGTCTTGCAGGAGGTTGGGTACAGCCAGGTATCAGCAGAGATCGACTGCAACGCTCGTGACGCGCAGCGGGCTGTGGAGGCATTTCTTTCGCAGGCCCGCGTCGATGATGCAATGAATATTATTTACTTTTCTTCCCATGGTCTGCCGGATAGGCGGGGCAAGCTTTACTTCGCTTTTTCCGATACTGAGAAGCAGTATCTGAGTGCGACTGCTGTGGCGGCAGAATGGGTACGTGACCGGATCTACGAGAGCCGTTCGAAGTCTACTGTTGTGCTAGTTGACTGTTGCTTCAGTGGTGGCTTCATTGCGGGAATGCAGGCGCGATCGAGTGCCGAGGCCGATGTTGAAGTGCTCGTCCGGGGTTTACCGGAGGGCAGCGGGGTTGCGGTACTGACCGCTTCCGGCGAGCGGGAAACCAGCTTCGAGGACGTCGACTCGTCGGTGGTACGACCGTCTTACTTCACTGAGGCGGTGGTGGTCGGCATCGGGACCGGTGCTGCGGATCTGAATCGCGATAGCCGGATCACGGTTGATGAGTTGTACGAGTACGTCTACCACCACGTGGTCAGCGGGCCGTCGCCACAACGTCCACGCAAACTCGGGATGGGCGAGGGATCGATGGTCGTGGCCGAAAGGACCATCCTCCCTGTGCCAGTCGCGCAGGCAGAGTTGCCGCTCGAAGCCTGCGCTCCGGTGCTTCAGGCGCGAGGCGTCCTCGGCTACGCGGCGTTCGATGGCCAGTGGGTCGTCATCGGAAAGGACGGAATCGGCCATGTGCTCAAGGGCGAACGGCGATTGCACGTCAGTCAACTCGCCGGAGTGGCGTTCAAGCCGGCAACGACCTTGAACTACGGTTACCTGCAGGTAATCCAGAAGGGCGTTCAGCCGATACCTATCAGCCGATTCGGGCCGAACGCCGGACGACCGCCGATGGACGACGGCGCCTCGGTCTCTTTCGCCAGAGCTGTGAACGATGAGATGCAACAGATCCGGGAGGCGATCGAGGCGGCCATCGGCGGCCCGCAGGGCGGCGTGCGGACACCACCGCACAAGAAGCCTGCTTGGGCGTCGCTCGGTCGTGGCCTGCTCTGGGCCCTGGGGTTCGTGGCCGCGCTTCTTGAAGTGATTGTGGTGGCCGCAACGGTCACAGAAAGTTGGGACAGTCAAAGTGCCGGGACGGCTATTGCGGCGAACCTACTTTCTGGCTTCGCCGTCTTCGCGGTCGGCCGGGTGCTCTACGTCAACCACCGTCGGTAA
- a CDS encoding DUF397 domain-containing protein gives MSPDLTSAIWRKSTKSNGQNACVEVTTVDRAVAVRDSKDPTGPVLLFNHPDWARFIATTTQRHTDFA, from the coding sequence ATGAGCCCCGACCTGACCAGCGCCATCTGGCGAAAGAGCACCAAGAGTAACGGCCAGAACGCCTGCGTCGAGGTCACCACAGTCGACCGCGCCGTAGCTGTCCGCGACTCCAAAGACCCCACCGGTCCAGTCCTCCTCTTCAACCACCCGGACTGGGCCCGCTTCATCGCCACCACCACGCAGCGCCACACCGACTTCGCCTGA
- a CDS encoding helix-turn-helix transcriptional regulator produces the protein MAASTSPTLRRRRLASELRRLREQARLTCDEVGERLGCTGSRISRIEKGRLGIRPGDVHELLDVYGVTEPLRGQLLQLARDARKRGWWQVYNDVLTDEMKTFVGLETDATSIMNYEAHYIPGLLQTEAYARELFLAWRPSVTTETVEKLTKVRMARQTVLSSADRPTLWAVLDEAVLQRTVGGPGVMREQLHHLLTLSEHGMVTIQIVPFRSGAYHPLGSSFILFEFPDPRDQPVVYMENLAGGLYLEQPAEVAQCIVGFNHLRANALPDHDSAALIAQVAKSL, from the coding sequence ATGGCCGCGTCCACGAGTCCCACGCTGCGGCGACGGCGCCTCGCCAGCGAACTGCGACGCCTGCGCGAGCAGGCCAGGCTCACCTGCGACGAGGTCGGAGAGCGGCTCGGTTGCACCGGCAGCCGCATCAGCCGGATCGAGAAGGGCCGTCTCGGCATCCGTCCCGGCGACGTCCACGAACTCCTCGACGTCTACGGAGTCACCGAGCCGCTGCGCGGCCAGCTGCTCCAACTCGCCCGCGACGCACGCAAGCGCGGATGGTGGCAGGTGTACAATGACGTGCTGACCGACGAGATGAAGACCTTCGTCGGCCTCGAAACCGACGCGACATCGATCATGAACTACGAGGCCCACTACATCCCCGGGCTGCTACAGACCGAGGCGTACGCCCGGGAACTGTTCCTCGCCTGGCGGCCCAGTGTCACCACTGAGACGGTGGAGAAGCTGACCAAGGTCCGGATGGCCCGGCAAACGGTTCTCAGCAGCGCCGACCGACCCACGTTGTGGGCGGTGCTTGATGAGGCCGTACTTCAGCGAACGGTCGGCGGACCGGGCGTCATGCGCGAACAACTCCATCACCTGCTCACGCTGAGTGAACACGGCATGGTCACGATCCAGATCGTTCCGTTCCGCTCCGGCGCCTACCACCCGCTGGGAAGCAGCTTCATCCTGTTCGAGTTCCCCGACCCGCGGGACCAGCCCGTCGTCTACATGGAGAACCTTGCCGGCGGGCTGTATTTGGAGCAACCCGCCGAAGTAGCGCAATGTATCGTTGGATTCAACCACCTCCGCGCGAACGCACTACCCGACCACGACTCGGCCGCGCTCATCGCGCAGGTGGCCAAGAGCCTGTAG
- a CDS encoding nucleotidyltransferase family protein: MTAPPGGRAAPGRRDELREVVRSSPWLMRALAVVRTSRLPDAWIGAGVLRDLVWGHRYGRGFDLQAVRDIDVAFFDPADLSRDNDQRATARLTALDADLPWEAKNQAAVHTWYPQRFGGPPVTALRSIAEAVATWPEYATAVAIRLDPDQHIAVCAPHGLDDLLDGVWRRNPARVSEQISQQRLARHHPAQRWPGVRIITTPGTSGQGR; the protein is encoded by the coding sequence ATGACGGCCCCACCCGGTGGCAGGGCGGCACCCGGGCGCCGCGACGAGCTCCGCGAGGTGGTGCGCTCCAGTCCATGGCTGATGCGGGCGCTGGCCGTGGTGCGCACCTCGCGGCTACCGGACGCGTGGATCGGCGCCGGTGTCCTACGCGACCTGGTCTGGGGACACCGCTACGGCCGAGGGTTCGACCTGCAGGCAGTACGGGACATCGACGTGGCGTTCTTCGACCCGGCCGACCTCAGCCGCGACAACGACCAGCGGGCCACCGCCCGCCTGACCGCACTGGACGCCGACCTGCCGTGGGAGGCGAAAAACCAGGCCGCCGTCCACACCTGGTATCCCCAGCGGTTCGGCGGCCCACCCGTCACCGCGTTGCGCAGCATCGCCGAGGCGGTCGCGACCTGGCCGGAGTACGCCACCGCCGTCGCGATCCGCCTCGACCCCGACCAGCACATCGCGGTGTGCGCCCCGCACGGCCTGGACGATCTCCTCGACGGTGTGTGGCGGCGCAACCCGGCCCGGGTCAGCGAGCAGATCTCCCAGCAGCGCCTCGCCCGGCACCACCCGGCGCAGCGGTGGCCCGGCGTCCGCATCATCACCACCCCCGGCACGAGCGGCCAGGGCCGGTGA
- a CDS encoding phosphotransferase, producing the protein MAFTESCAGGFSPGFASRLTLRGGHRAFVKAVDAQLWPVEASHYRAEAGVAGRLPAGLPVPRLLNTHDDGRWVILVFEHVDGVAPGRPWTAEQIRRVVTQAVAFAQAATPSPIALPRDHPRLGGWADLALDPSSIARLHTVSTWASHHLDRLTAIEQQGLHAAQGNSLVHCDLYPHNVLLSGDRVMFVDWPHSRLGAPVIDLIALLTGVAADGIDPQPYLHAALPALNCPPACFDAILTAHAGFLMAGALAPMPTGLQAIAEEKLRLATAATQWLRHRCATRDSNGQNTVNP; encoded by the coding sequence GTGGCGTTCACCGAGAGTTGTGCCGGCGGCTTCTCGCCCGGCTTCGCCTCCCGGCTCACCCTGCGCGGTGGTCACCGAGCCTTCGTCAAGGCAGTGGACGCACAGCTGTGGCCGGTCGAGGCGTCGCATTACCGCGCCGAGGCTGGAGTGGCCGGGCGGCTACCAGCGGGCCTGCCCGTACCGCGACTCCTGAACACGCACGACGACGGCCGGTGGGTCATTCTGGTTTTCGAGCATGTGGACGGTGTTGCACCGGGGCGACCCTGGACGGCGGAGCAGATCCGGCGCGTCGTTACGCAGGCAGTCGCCTTCGCGCAGGCGGCCACACCGTCACCGATCGCGCTACCGCGCGACCATCCGCGGCTCGGCGGCTGGGCTGACCTCGCCCTCGATCCGTCCAGCATCGCCCGGCTGCACACCGTCTCGACTTGGGCGTCGCACCACCTCGATCGACTGACCGCGATCGAGCAGCAAGGGCTGCACGCGGCACAGGGCAACTCACTCGTGCACTGCGACCTGTACCCACACAACGTCCTGCTCAGCGGTGACCGCGTGATGTTCGTCGACTGGCCGCACTCCCGGCTCGGTGCCCCCGTCATCGACCTCATCGCGCTGCTGACCGGCGTGGCAGCCGACGGCATCGATCCCCAACCGTACCTTCACGCAGCCTTGCCGGCTCTGAACTGCCCGCCGGCTTGCTTCGACGCGATCCTCACTGCGCATGCCGGCTTCCTCATGGCGGGCGCACTGGCACCGATGCCCACCGGGCTGCAAGCCATCGCTGAGGAGAAACTCCGCCTCGCAACAGCCGCAACCCAGTGGCTACGACACCGCTGCGCAACCCGCGATAGCAATGGGCAGAACACCGTCAATCCGTAA
- a CDS encoding NUDIX hydrolase, translating into MPPGRHDAAGLPHKRVAAGLLITDPDQRVLLVEPAYKVGWEVPGGCVEADESPYRAAIREVREELGLELTPGRLLVVDWVPATDGRSDGVMVIYDGGTLGTDTEIVVPPAELTGWAWSDTAQTAQRLPPLLARRITQARHARATGSTYYLENGVRLT; encoded by the coding sequence ATGCCTCCCGGACGACACGATGCCGCCGGCCTGCCCCACAAACGGGTGGCCGCCGGGCTGCTGATCACCGACCCCGACCAGCGGGTCCTGCTCGTCGAACCCGCCTACAAGGTGGGCTGGGAGGTCCCCGGTGGGTGCGTCGAGGCCGACGAGTCGCCGTATCGGGCCGCGATCCGCGAGGTCCGGGAGGAACTCGGGCTGGAGCTGACACCGGGGCGGCTGCTCGTCGTGGACTGGGTACCCGCCACCGACGGCCGCAGCGACGGTGTCATGGTCATCTACGACGGCGGCACCCTCGGCACCGACACGGAGATCGTGGTGCCACCGGCGGAGTTGACGGGCTGGGCCTGGTCGGACACGGCTCAGACCGCCCAGCGGCTACCGCCGCTGCTGGCCCGCCGGATCACCCAGGCGCGGCACGCCCGCGCCACCGGATCCACCTACTACCTCGAGAACGGCGTCCGGCTCACCTGA
- a CDS encoding IS256 family transposase yields MAASESVDRVDLLREQIESASPDVLQAMIRAFAQAVMSAEADAVCGAGYGQRSEERVNSRNGYRQREWDTRAGTIDLAIPKLRQGSYFPDWLLTHRRRAEQALVSVVATSYLLGVSTRRVEKLVEQLGIRQLSKSQVSEMAQHLDAQVQAFRSRPLDAAHYTFVWMDALTMKVREHGRTVNVHALIAVGVNADGGREVLGLDVASDEDGAGWLAFLRSLTARGLSGVRLVISDAHRGLVGAIGAALPGAAWQRCRTHYLRNLLTKVPKSAQPWIATLVRTIFDQPDTDAVRAQFARVVATIEAKFPTAAEHLDAARDDLLAFTGFPREIWRQIWSNNPQERLNKEIRRRTDVVGIFPNRPAIVRLVGAVLAEQTDEWTEGRRYMGLEILAKARLITIDASQHDTDQTETAPIAA; encoded by the coding sequence ATGGCCGCTTCAGAGAGTGTGGACCGTGTTGACCTGCTGCGCGAGCAGATCGAGAGCGCGTCGCCGGATGTGTTGCAGGCGATGATCAGGGCGTTCGCGCAGGCGGTGATGTCCGCTGAAGCGGACGCGGTCTGCGGTGCTGGTTACGGGCAGCGCAGCGAGGAGCGGGTGAACTCTCGCAACGGTTACCGGCAGCGCGAGTGGGACACCCGAGCCGGGACGATTGACTTGGCCATTCCCAAGCTGCGCCAGGGTTCGTACTTCCCGGACTGGCTGTTGACGCACCGGCGGCGGGCGGAGCAGGCCCTGGTGTCGGTCGTGGCGACCTCGTATCTGCTGGGGGTGTCGACGCGGCGGGTGGAGAAGCTGGTCGAGCAGCTCGGGATCCGGCAACTGTCGAAGTCGCAGGTCTCGGAGATGGCGCAGCATCTGGACGCGCAGGTGCAGGCGTTTCGTAGCCGCCCTCTGGACGCCGCCCACTACACGTTCGTGTGGATGGACGCGTTGACGATGAAGGTCCGTGAGCACGGCCGGACCGTCAACGTTCACGCGCTGATCGCCGTCGGGGTCAACGCCGACGGAGGGCGCGAGGTGCTGGGCCTGGACGTGGCCTCCGACGAGGATGGGGCCGGCTGGCTGGCGTTTCTGCGCAGCCTGACCGCCCGAGGTCTGTCCGGCGTTCGTCTGGTCATCTCCGACGCCCACCGCGGGCTCGTGGGCGCGATCGGCGCGGCCCTGCCCGGGGCTGCGTGGCAACGGTGCCGGACCCACTACCTGCGCAATCTGCTGACGAAGGTCCCCAAGTCGGCGCAGCCGTGGATCGCCACCCTCGTGCGCACGATCTTCGACCAGCCCGACACCGACGCCGTCCGAGCCCAGTTCGCTCGGGTCGTGGCCACGATCGAAGCGAAGTTCCCGACCGCGGCCGAGCACCTCGACGCCGCCCGCGACGACCTCCTGGCCTTCACCGGCTTCCCCCGCGAGATCTGGCGCCAGATCTGGTCGAACAACCCACAGGAACGGCTGAACAAGGAGATCCGCCGCCGCACCGACGTCGTCGGGATCTTCCCCAACCGGCCAGCGATCGTCCGCCTCGTCGGCGCGGTCCTGGCCGAACAGACCGACGAGTGGACCGAAGGCCGCCGCTACATGGGCCTGGAAATACTGGCCAAGGCCCGCTTGATCACGATCGACGCCAGCCAACACGACACCGACCAGACCGAAACAGCACCGATCGCCGCATAA
- a CDS encoding AAA family ATPase — protein MTTSHTPDSPTLVIIRGNSGSGKTTAAREVRRRFGRGAALLEQDYLRRTLLREHDSADIDPVAPAFITATARTALDLGYHVICEGILHTERYATVLHQLINHHAGPVAVFYLDVTFDETVRRHHTRAEPVAVTPQEMRRWYAHRDLLGVPGETVIAETSTFAQTVTTILHASGLTTATPRTPCPRRCRHCARESDQTIATAVTVPVDPLATNPGVRREGGAAR, from the coding sequence ATGACGACATCGCACACCCCGGACTCCCCTACGTTGGTGATCATTCGGGGCAACTCCGGCAGCGGGAAGACGACCGCCGCCCGCGAGGTACGGCGCCGCTTCGGGCGCGGGGCGGCCCTGCTGGAGCAGGACTACCTGCGCAGGACCCTCCTCAGGGAACACGACAGCGCCGACATCGACCCCGTGGCCCCGGCGTTCATCACCGCAACCGCCCGCACCGCCCTCGACCTCGGCTACCACGTCATCTGCGAAGGCATCCTGCACACCGAACGCTACGCCACCGTGCTACACCAACTCATCAACCACCACGCCGGCCCGGTCGCCGTGTTCTACCTCGACGTCACCTTCGACGAGACCGTCCGCCGCCACCACACCCGGGCCGAACCCGTTGCCGTCACCCCGCAGGAGATGCGCCGGTGGTACGCACACCGCGACCTGCTCGGCGTCCCCGGTGAAACGGTCATCGCCGAGACCAGCACCTTCGCCCAGACCGTCACCACGATCCTGCACGCCAGCGGCCTCACCACCGCGACACCGCGGACGCCCTGCCCACGGCGCTGCCGACACTGCGCCCGCGAGTCCGACCAGACAATCGCGACTGCGGTGACAGTGCCAGTGGATCCCCTGGCCACAAACCCAGGCGTACGGCGCGAAGGAGGAGCAGCCCGATGA